Proteins co-encoded in one Bremerella sp. TYQ1 genomic window:
- a CDS encoding sodium/solute symporter (Members of the Solute:Sodium Symporter (SSS), TC 2.A.21 as described in tcdb.org, catalyze solute:Na+ symport. Known solutes for members of the family include sugars, amino acids, nucleosides, inositols, vitamins, urea or anions, depending on the system.), giving the protein MPCLRNCSALFWLLLTALVPVSLCQAETTLDWKQLPDLPNELGVAGPFVGVSNDAMIVAGGANFPRPVWESNKQWVDTIHVLTKNGNDFQWHDGGTLPRPTGYGASVSTDRGVLCIGGNNADDVFAEAYFLVWTGNTIHQIPCAPLPQPIVYAQAAQIGTKVYVACGQEKPELASATTNLWSLDLAQAGEPDTFTWEKLPPLPGASRSFALVATQHDGFHDSLYVIGGRREENGETEFLKDVWQYNPKSKQWRRRQDAPQVMMAGEAIGVGQSHVFVLGGADEANWGREDELKDDHPGFPKEAFAYHTITDAWTSLGSIPENVVTTHAVAWNGDIILASGEVRPRVRSPHIWQIDVAASGKSFGIVNYVVLFGYLLAMVGVGVYFTQKNKNTDDYFRGGKQIPWWAAGCSIFATMLSSLTFTGLPSKAFAQDWVYAVGNFTIPLVAILAVYVALPFYRRIDATSAYEYLEMRFGRVVRLLASSSFVLFHLFRMAIVMSLTALALAVATPLSPVQSVLLMGVLSIAYCTMGGIEAVIWTDTIQTFVLLGGAILAIVLLIGGVDGGLAGFWDLSANANKFNMANATWDVTNSQVALWVILSGAVMQHISSYTADQAVVQRYVTTPTQKLAAQSIWMSAFLTIPATILFFGIGTALFAFYHSNPDKLDPTITTDQIFPLFIAREIPIGLAGLIVAGVFAAAQSTVSTSMNSSATTIIVDFLRPMHLCTTEKAYLFAARVCTFAVGTLGTLLGLLFVNPDIRSLFDAFVMILGIFMGILGGLFLLGAFTRRTNQAGALCGAVVGAATMFLLWKFTQVNGYFYPFAGVTVCFAVGYVASLVVGRGPASLSGLTIYDAPENLPAAD; this is encoded by the coding sequence ATGCCCTGTCTTCGGAATTGCTCTGCCCTCTTCTGGCTGCTTTTGACGGCTTTGGTTCCTGTTTCGCTTTGCCAAGCGGAAACGACGCTTGACTGGAAACAGCTACCTGATCTGCCGAACGAGTTAGGTGTCGCGGGACCCTTTGTAGGCGTGAGCAACGACGCGATGATTGTTGCTGGCGGAGCCAATTTTCCGCGTCCCGTTTGGGAGTCGAACAAGCAGTGGGTCGACACGATACATGTGCTGACGAAGAACGGCAACGATTTCCAATGGCATGATGGCGGAACCCTCCCTCGGCCGACTGGATATGGAGCGTCTGTTTCCACCGATCGCGGCGTGCTGTGCATTGGCGGCAATAATGCCGACGACGTCTTTGCGGAGGCTTACTTCCTGGTTTGGACCGGCAACACGATTCATCAGATTCCTTGCGCCCCCCTGCCCCAGCCGATCGTCTATGCTCAGGCCGCCCAGATCGGCACGAAGGTTTACGTTGCATGTGGTCAAGAGAAGCCGGAACTTGCCAGTGCAACGACGAACTTGTGGTCGCTCGATCTTGCGCAGGCAGGCGAACCAGATACGTTCACCTGGGAAAAGCTTCCGCCACTGCCAGGCGCGTCACGCTCGTTCGCATTGGTCGCTACGCAGCATGATGGATTTCATGATTCACTGTACGTTATCGGTGGCCGACGTGAAGAGAATGGTGAAACGGAGTTTCTCAAGGACGTCTGGCAGTACAACCCTAAATCAAAGCAGTGGCGACGACGCCAAGACGCGCCTCAAGTGATGATGGCAGGCGAAGCGATCGGTGTCGGACAAAGCCATGTCTTTGTGCTGGGTGGTGCCGACGAAGCCAACTGGGGCCGCGAAGATGAGTTGAAGGACGACCACCCAGGTTTTCCCAAAGAAGCATTCGCCTATCACACGATTACTGACGCATGGACTTCGCTCGGTTCGATCCCGGAGAATGTCGTCACGACGCACGCGGTGGCGTGGAATGGGGACATCATCTTGGCAAGTGGCGAAGTCCGCCCTCGCGTCCGATCGCCTCACATCTGGCAAATCGATGTCGCAGCATCTGGCAAAAGTTTCGGTATTGTGAACTACGTTGTGTTGTTTGGTTACCTGCTGGCGATGGTGGGTGTCGGTGTTTACTTCACGCAGAAGAACAAAAATACCGACGATTACTTCCGCGGTGGCAAGCAAATCCCATGGTGGGCAGCTGGGTGCAGTATCTTTGCGACGATGCTCAGTTCGCTCACGTTTACGGGATTGCCCTCGAAGGCGTTCGCCCAGGACTGGGTTTACGCGGTAGGGAATTTTACGATTCCGCTGGTCGCCATTTTGGCCGTTTATGTGGCGTTGCCGTTCTATCGGCGGATCGACGCTACGAGCGCGTACGAGTACCTCGAAATGCGGTTCGGTCGGGTTGTCCGTTTGTTGGCAAGTTCCAGCTTTGTGCTGTTTCATCTGTTTCGCATGGCGATCGTGATGTCGCTGACGGCCCTGGCTCTCGCGGTTGCTACGCCGCTGTCGCCTGTGCAGTCGGTGCTGCTGATGGGCGTACTAAGCATTGCTTACTGCACGATGGGCGGCATTGAAGCAGTTATCTGGACCGATACCATTCAGACATTCGTCCTGCTAGGAGGTGCCATCTTGGCGATCGTCTTGCTCATTGGCGGCGTCGATGGTGGCTTGGCTGGTTTCTGGGACCTCTCGGCGAATGCCAACAAGTTCAACATGGCCAACGCGACGTGGGATGTCACGAACTCGCAAGTCGCATTGTGGGTAATTTTATCTGGCGCGGTGATGCAGCACATTTCTTCCTATACGGCAGATCAAGCGGTCGTGCAGCGTTACGTGACGACGCCAACGCAGAAGCTCGCAGCACAGTCGATTTGGATGAGCGCCTTTTTAACGATCCCTGCGACGATCTTGTTCTTTGGAATCGGAACGGCCTTGTTTGCGTTTTATCACAGCAACCCCGACAAACTCGATCCGACGATTACGACGGATCAGATCTTTCCGCTGTTTATTGCCCGTGAGATTCCGATTGGTCTGGCCGGTTTGATCGTCGCTGGCGTGTTTGCTGCGGCCCAGTCGACTGTTTCGACCAGCATGAACTCGTCAGCGACAACCATCATCGTCGACTTCTTACGTCCAATGCATCTTTGCACGACGGAGAAAGCTTACCTATTTGCCGCTCGGGTCTGCACGTTTGCGGTAGGCACGCTGGGGACACTGCTCGGTTTGTTGTTCGTGAACCCTGACATCCGCTCGCTGTTCGATGCGTTTGTGATGATCCTGGGAATCTTCATGGGAATCCTCGGTGGTCTGTTTCTGTTGGGGGCATTCACCCGGCGAACCAACCAAGCAGGCGCTTTGTGCGGCGCCGTGGTTGGTGCCGCGACGATGTTTTTGCTTTGGAAGTTCACCCAAGTGAATGGCTATTTCTATCCCTTTGCCGGGGTGACGGTTTGCTTTGCCGTGGGCTATGTGGCCAGTCTGGTGGTTGGCCGCGGACCGGCTTCGTTAAGTGGATTAACGATTTACGACGCGCCCGAGAACTTGCCGGCCGCTGATTAA